In the Manis javanica isolate MJ-LG chromosome 14, MJ_LKY, whole genome shotgun sequence genome, one interval contains:
- the FCRL3 gene encoding Fc receptor-like protein 3 isoform X1 translates to MLLWLLFLLLAPGREQSGIAPKAFILLQPPWSRFFKEDIVTLTCKDVHSSVQGGITWYWDRKRLERESEEIQINTPGYYNCKTRGSSLSDAVLVEFLSDWLILQASYPVFEGDDVVLRCRAQKEEKASEKIYYKNKKRLSDSYSSEFMLNSVSRDNGKYHCTASKEAFFFMTQEISKPLMIQVQELFSPPVLRASPSHSIEGNPVTLKCETSLSPQKSDTQLQFRFFKEKQVLGSGWSNAPELRIPALWAEDSWSYWCQAETMTHNIIKRSRRSQIQVQRVPVSDVTLETQPREGRIVAGGNLVLICSVAKGTGTITFSWHREGIERSLGRKTQRSLSAELQISSVKEHDAGRYYCAADNSRGPMLSQRIRVALGIPVSLPVLILRVPRAQAVVGDVMELHCEAQRGSPPILYRFYHEDVALGNSSAPSGGGASFNLSLTAEHSGNYSCEADNSLGAQRSDSVTLKITVPVSRPILTLNPVGAQDMVSGTLELHCEAQRGSPPILYWFFHEDATLGNSSAPSGGGASFNLSLMEEHSGNYSCTADNGLGAQRSEVVTLNFTGPSRNKGVLIPVRFTGWLLSILGLAAAVVLVGHFRTQRKSGGLSASGTPSPSGYQEPSLSSPSSTDPQEPTHCEPLALTELQPVYSNVNPEDSNLVYSQIWSVQHTKENSATKSPRLPQEDKEPVVIYSELKKAHPDDPAEPAGRRSRAREEATDNYENVP, encoded by the exons ATGCTTCTGTGGCTGCTGTTTCTGCTCCTGG CTCCTGGAAGAGAACAATCAG GAATAGCTCCAAAAGCTTTTATTCTCCTCCAACCTCCATGGTCCAGATTCTTTAAAGAAGATATAGTGACTCTCACATGCAAGGACGTCCATTCTTCAGTCCAGGGAGGCATAACCTGGTATTGGGACAGAAAGCGATTGGAAAGAGAATCTGAAGAGATCCAGATAAACACACCTGGATACTACAATTGCAAGACCCGAGGATCTTCCCTCAGTGACGCTGTGCTTGTGGAATTTTTATCTG ACTGGCTGATCCTCCAGGCTTCATACCCTGTCTTTGAAGGAGATGATGTAGTTCTGAGATGCCGGgcacaaaaagaagagaaagccaGTGAAAAGAtatactacaaaaataaaaaaagacttagTGATAGTTACAGCTCAGAGTTCATGCTGAACTCAGTCTCTAGGGACAATGGCAAATATCACTGTACAGCTTCTAaggaagctttttttttcatgacaCAGGAGATTTCAAAACCTCTAATGATTCAAGTTCAAG AGCTGTTTTCACCTCCTGTTCTGAGAGCCAGCCCTTCCCACTCCATAGAGGGGAACCCGGTGACCCTGAAATGTGAGACCTCGCTCTCTCCACAGAAGTCAGACACGCAGCTTCAATTTCGTTTCTTCAAAGAAAAGCAGGTCCTGGGATCAGGCTGGAGCAACGCCCCAGAGCTCCGGATTCCTGCCTTGTGGGCTGAAGATTCATGGTCTTACTGGTGTCAGGCGGAGACCATGACTCACAACATCATAAAAAGAAGCCGGAGATCCCAGATACAAGTTCAGA GAGTCCCTGTGTCTGATGTGACTCTAGAGACTCAACCCCGTGAAGGGCGGATAGTTGCAGGAGGAAATCTGGTCCTTATCTGCTCAGTtgccaaagggacagggactatCACATTCTCCTGGCACAGAGAGGGCATAGAAAGAAGTCTGGGGAGAAAGACCCAGCGTTCCCTGTCCGCAGAGCTGCAAATCTCCTCTGTGAAGGAGCACGACGCCGGGAGATACTACTGTGCAGCAGACAACAGCCGCGGCCCCATGCTCAGTCAGAGGATCAGAGTGGCACTGGGAA TTCCAGTGTCCCTCCCCGTCCTCATCCTCAGggtccccagggcccaggctgtGGTGGGGGACGTGATGGAGCTCCActgtgaggcccagagaggctctCCCCCGATCCTGTACCGGTTTTATCATGAGGATGTCGCCCTGGGGAACAGCTCAGCCCCATCCGGAGGAGGAGCATCCTTCAACCTCTCTCTGACTGCAGAACATTCTGGAAACTACTCCTGCGAGGCCGACAATAGCCTGGGGGCCCAGCGCAGTGACAGCGTGACTCTTAAGATTACCG TCCCAGTGTCTCGCCCTATCCTCACCCTCAACCCTGTTGGGGCCCAGGATATGGTGAGTGGCACACTGGAGCTCCActgtgaggcccagagaggctctCCCCCGATCCTCTACTGGTTTTTTCATGAGGATGCCACCCTGGGGAACAGCTCAGCCCCCTCTGGAGGAGGAGCATCTTTCAACCTTTCTCTGATGGAAGAGCATTCTGGGAACTACTCCTGCACAGCTGACAACGGCCTGGGGGCCCAGCGCAGTGAGGTGGTGACACTCAACTTCACAG GGCCTTCCAGGAACAAAGGAGTCCTTATCCCTGTGAGGTTCACTGGGTGGCTGCTAAGCATCCTTGGCCTTGCAGCTGCTGTTGTTCTGGTGGGTCACTTCAGGACCCAGAGGAAATCAG GAGGACTTTCTGCTTCTGGAACACCTAG TCCCAGTGGGTATCAGGAGCCCTCCTTGTCCAGCCCTTCCAGCACAGACCCCCAAGAGCCCACCCACTGTGAGCCACTAGCCCTAACGGAGCTGCAGCCAGTGTACAGCAATG TGAATCCTG